The Neodiprion lecontei isolate iyNeoLeco1 chromosome 2, iyNeoLeco1.1, whole genome shotgun sequence genome segment atCTAATTGAATCTAACTTGAATGTATACTTGTACTTGAATTTCTTTAGAAGACAAATATAAGATAACAACAATATATGCTTAAAGGTAATACCAAAGCTCTATTACGCTTTCGAAACACCTCAGAGTGTATTCACAATGCTTCTCTTTATCAACAACGATTATTGTAGGCTTACCGTTAGACAAGACTAAAAGAGAGAACTGTCGAAATAGCATGAAGAATTGCGTTACTGCTGAGTATACTAAAATGAAGGTACCAGTATTTTGAAATGCAGTGGCTGATAAGCTTCAGATcttagtaatttttttaatgcttGGCGTTTTTGGTACCACTATCAGTTAATTAGATTCCGtagtaaatttcaaattcttaatCCAGGGAGAGATTTGCGAGATCTGAGGTTTTTTCAAAGAGAGCTGCCAAGAGAGTTTTTGtaaaacagaataaaaatgtttgataaatagaatttatatttattgacTCTTTACATGcagtaaatataattatatcttcaaatttttaaatttattcattcacataaaaatagaatttaatCCACTcgaatatattaatattacaatTGTGTAAGATGTATTTGGTCTGGGTATCTCCCAGggtacaatataaataatgatagTTGGAAGAGCGATAAAACACAGCCTAGAAAATTCGGTATTACAATGAAACCATCATTCAATAAGTATCCATACAATAGCCACTGGAACGATACTATTAAAGATGACAATATTATCGGGAATGGTAAAGTTTCGGCACTTTTAACCCTCATAACATGAGcctgaaaaatattcacagtACATTATTATTCAGAAAAAATATGTCAGATAGGCATATATAAATTGGGATTCAATTAAACCGTACAAGCATGGATAATGGTGAAGCAAAAAATGCAATCGCGAGGCCAGAGCTAAGGAATCCAACTATCCGTCTCGCCTGAACTTCGTCAATCTCATACTGACTGTAGAGGTAAACTGATATTACAAATATGACAGCTGCGCTTAGCTGTTTCAACGTCAATGATTTCTTCATACTATATGACATGAATACGAGGACGTATAGCAACTGTAGCGAAATTCCAAAGATATTCACTACAATTATTGTCTGATCACCGATCAGCATGCCATACCTAAGTGCCAAACTGCATctaaaattaacgaaaatgaTCAGTTTGAAAGTTTAtgtaacagatttttttgtttacagcGTATCCATTCACATGAAAGCGAAAACACTAAGGCTAGCTTTGTATCATAATGTTATAGCTaccaaaaatatataaaaactgTGAATACAAAGTTACCTGACTTGTGACATAAATTCATTATATATGATACTATAATCTTACGATGTAAAACATGTCACAAACGCGAGTCCAGAGGCCTCACCAGTTGTTCCATTGCGAATGTATTTTCGGCACACCAATCTGCAATGACAACCATCAGTAAATGTTTTCAAAGGTATTTAAACAAGAAACCCATACTTCTGTTTCCAGTTATTTTCAACTAGCAATAACTCAGTTTTTGCAATGTGTTAAACAAAAACACAGATAAAAATAAGCTTATTTACTTGATCCAGCGATAACATCGCCTATTTTGATAGTGCACATTtatgaaacatatttttaataatttacgtAACTGTTATTTATATTTGGCATAACTAGGTTTTGGCTATCAAGGTTATGTTTATCTTTACCGAAATTAAGGTTAATGTTTCACTTACATGCCCGCTAAAAATTGTAGGATCGTTGAGACTGAAGCTGTCACGGCgataaattctttgaattcTAACCCTATCATATTATCGTAGCACACATTTTAAGTATCTATGTACGTTTATGTGTAAGTAGGATTTGCACCTAACTGTTGATCAATCTACCGGGATTCTAATCCGTGACACGAtgctataaatttttatcgacgTGTAACGTGTAACCACGTGTAACAATCAATCCTACATTACTTTGCCGGCGAAGATAGAGTTGTCAGATTCAAGTTGGATAATCCAGAAATGATCTTGAACTTACTTTAATCACAAAAGGTTATAATATAGAAAATTGGATTATAGTTGGTAGGTACATTCGTAAACTGACTTAAACTAATGGCGACTTAAGTCTGCACCGTGATCTGTACAGCTGGCACATCTCGAACGGTACTGTGCCCAGCTATGCGAGTTGAcattaatttttatgcaaCTTTTACGAGTATTcgtacaaaattttaattgtcATATTATGCTTCAGTAGGTCATTATCCACACAAAAGTGTAATCG includes the following:
- the LOC107218095 gene encoding sugar transporter SWEET1, producing the protein MIGLEFKEFIAVTASVSTILQFLAGILVCRKYIRNGTTGEASGLAFVTCFTSCSLALRYGMLIGDQTIIVVNIFGISLQLLYVLVFMSYSMKKSLTLKQLSAAVIFVISVYLYSQYEIDEVQARRIVGFLSSGLAIAFFASPLSMLAHVMRVKSAETLPFPIILSSLIVSFQWLLYGYLLNDGFIVIPNFLGCVLSLFQLSLFILYPGRYPDQIHLTQL